ACGCGGGCCATGGCCTGCGGCAGGTGGGAGAGGACGTTTTCGAGGTCAGGGGGAAGCATGGGAGGGGCAATCACCGAAATAAGGGTGCCCCACCCCGATCGACAACCCACCCCCTGGTTTTTCCTGCGTATCCGACACCTGCCCCGTTCTAGGGCGGACAGAGCATGCGGGGGAGCCTCCGGGGCTCGACAGTGCTCTTGCCCCACGGGCGGGTAGACGTCGTTTACGGAACCCATGCATCCGCGATTCCGTGTGGTAGACGACACCCCGCCATGCCTTCTCAGCCCACCAAGGACCTACAGACCTTCCCCAACCCGGCCACCGACCGGGACTACGAGATCGCCTTCGATGTGCCGGAGTTCACCTGCCTGTGCCCACTCACGGGCCAGCCGGACTTCGCGCACTTCAAGATCCGCTACGTGCCAGATCAGCTCTGTGTGGAGCTCAAGAGCCTGAAGCTCTACATGTGGGCGTACCGCAACGAGGGCGCCTTCCACGAGAAGGTGACGAACACCATCGCCGACGACATCGTCCGGGCCATCAACCCGCGCAAGCTCACGGTGGTGGGCGACTTCTTCGTGCGCGGTGGCATCGGCACCGTCGTCACGGTGACGCACGAGAAGAAGAAGGACTAGAGCCCGCCGCGCAGCTCCAGCTCCGCGCGCAGCTCTCCGGTCTGGGCCCGCAGGAGCGCCACCAGGCGCCCCTGGTGGAAGCCGCGCACGGGGGCCTCGGGATCCGGGTACCCGGCGGGGAGTCTCCAGTCGGGCGGCAGGAGCCTCCCCATGGGGATGGGCCGCTCGCGCCGGAGCTCTCCCACCTCCGCGTCCGAGAGCTCGCGCGTGGCGCACCAGGGCAGCACCTGCCGGCCGTGGAGCCCCACGCGCTGGCCTGGGCCTGGGTCTTCCCAGGGGCCGATGGCGGTGCGGTGGAGCCGGGACAGGTGCGCTCCGCAGCCGAGCGTCCGCCCCAGCTCTCGCGCCAGCGCGCGCACGTAGAAGCCACCGCGGCACGTCAGCTCCAGGCGGCTCGCGCGAGGCAGCTCATGGGAGAGCCAGCGCGCCGCGTGGAGGTAGACGCGCGAGGGCGGCAGCACCACCTCCTCGCCTCGGTGGGCCTTGCGGTAGGCGGGCTCTCCGTCCACCTTCTTGGCGCTGGTGGCCGGGGGCACCTGGTCGTGCCAGCCTCTGAAGCCCGCCAGCGCCGCGTCGAGCGCCTCGGGGGTGAGGGGGTCGGTGCGGCCCTGGTGGACGACACGGCCCAACAGGTCTCCGTTGTCGGTCTCGGTGCCCCACACCACCTCCGCCACGTAGCGCTTGGGCACGGAGTGGATGAGGTCCATCAACCGCGTGGCCTGTCCCACCAGCAGCAGCAGAAGCCCCTCGGCGAACGGATCCAGCGTGCCGCCATGACACACGGGGGTACGCTTGCCGGGCTTCGCGGCCTGGAGCTCCGCCATGAAGGTCCGCACCACCGAGAAGCTCGTGTCACCCACGGGTTTGTGCGCGAGGTAGATGCCGGGCTTCATCCGCGAGTCGTGGGTGGGCATGGCCCGTGGCTCCAAGGCCGAACAGAGGCCCGGAGCATAGGCGCGAAGTCCGCGGGCTTCACCTCGACAGTTCACCCCAGTCTTGGGCCTCCGCCCACTGAGCGAAGGTGCGCCAGCCCACCTCCGGGTACTGGCGGCGAAGCGCGGGAATGTCCACGTGGAAGCCGGTGCGCGCCATCCAGGCGAGTGTGGCCGCGACGTTCCGGCCGAGTTCCCCTTCGACTGGGAAGGACTCGAGGGGAAGCGACACGGGCTGGACGGTGCGCCCCAGCAAGCGCGAGAGGATGGCGGCGAGTAGGGGAGCGTTGAGCGCGTCTCCGGCGATGTCGACGCGGCGGCCCAGGAAGTCCTCCCGGTGCGCGAACACACTGGCGCAGAAGCGGCCGATGTCCTCGACCGTGATGAGCTGCACTGTCTTCTCGGGCGGCATCCACCGGACGTACTGCCCCTCCCGCAGGCGCGTGAGGGCGAAGGGCGTCAGCAGGTTCTCCATGAAGTACACCGGCCCCACGAGGGTGAAAGGCACCCCGGAGTCGCGCAGGTGCTGCTCCACCTTCCGCTTGCTCTCGAAGCTGGGGATGCCGGTGGACTCGTCGGTATGGGCGGCCGAGGCATAGACCACGTGGGAGATGCCCGCGCGCCGAGCGGCCTCCACCCACGCGATGCCATGGCGCACCTCGGCGGCGATTCCCTCGAAGGGAGTCGTGATTCCGAAGAGCGCGTCTGCCCCCGCGAGCACCCGGTCGAGGGAGGCCGGGTCCTCCCAACTGCCCGCCCATACTTCCACCCCCCAGCTCCGAAGCCGTTCAGCCGCCGGAGCCTCCGGCGTGCGAACCAGCGCCCGAACGGGGATGCCCCTGTCCCGGAGTGCGCGGGCCACGGCGCCTCCTTGCTGCCCCGTGGCTCCGAGAACGACGACCTGCCGTGGCTGACGCATCCGCGCTCCTCTCGCTCATGAGATGGAGTGCCATGCCGTGCCTTCCAACGACCGCGACGCCCAGCCTTCCAGACAGGCCCCCTCATGCACGGCTCCCCTCCATCCGAAGTACCCTCGGGTCATGGATGGGCCTAGCCAGAGCGTCGCCACCTTCCTCACCGCGCTTCAGGATGCACGCACGCAGTTGACCACCCACAGGAACGCCTTCGCGCGACATGGCTTGCGCGTGGAGACCTACTTCGTCCTGGGCGGGCGTCCGTTCACCGTCCTGGAGAACGAAACCCAACGGGTGTTCTCCGGCACCATCAGCCTGGGGCTGCTCGTCACGGGAGCCAATCGACGGGAGTACCAGCTCGGCGTCGATCTGATGTGGGACGAGCAGCAGTGGACGCTGCAGACCGAGGCCTGGGTCGAGGCCGAGACGGAAGGAATGAACTTCCTTCGCGGCCTCCCCGAGCGCACGGCGGACACCCTGCCCCAGTGCCTGGAGCACCTGCGCGCCGCCATCGAGGACCTGTCGACCTTCGCCGACCTGGTCCCCGTCAGCGCTTGATCTTCTTCTCGACGGTGGGCGCCCAGAGGTCCTGCGTGAAGTAGACGCCGGTCGCGGTGGCCAGGGCCAGCAGCGCCGCCACCACCACCCACTTCAGCCAGCCGGCGCCCGAGCGGGACTGGCGCTCGGCCGCGCCCGACTCCAGCACGTTCAGGTCCGCCTGGGACAGGTGCGCCAACGCCTCCGTCTCCGTGAGCTTCTGCCGGTGCCGCAGGAACGACACCAGCAGCGCTGGGTGCGACACCTTCACCTCGCGCGCCAGGTACACGTCCAGCTCGCGCCGCATCGCCGCCGCGTCCGGGAAGCGCGCCTCCGGCTTCACCTCGAGCGCCCGCTTGACGATGTTCGTCAGCGCCTTGGGCAGGTGCGGCGCCACCTTGTGCAGCGGCGTGTACTTGCCGTCGCGGATCCTCGCGAAGATTTCGCCCGCCGTCTTGCCCTGGAAGGGCCGCGCCCCCGTGAGCGCCTCGTACAGCAGCACCCCGAGCGAGAAGATGTCCGTGCGCGGATCCAACGGCACGCCCGTCACCTGCTCCGGAGACATGTACGCCGGCGTGCCCACCGCCATGCCCTGCTGGGTCAGCGCCGCCAGGTCCACGTCCTTGGCGATGCCGAAGTCCATCAGCTTCACCTCGCCCGCCTTGGTGAGCATGACGTTGGCCGGCTTGAGGTCGCGGTGGATGATGTGGCGGAAGTGCGCGTGGTCCAGCGCGCTGGCGATGCGCGCGCCCACCACCGCCGCCACGTCCGCCGGCAGCGGCCCGTCCTTGATGAGATCCAGGAGCGTGGGCCCGTCCACCAGCTCCATCACCATGAAGGTGCTGTCGTTCTTCTCCACCAAATCGTAGAGCGTGACGATGTTCTGGTGACGGAAGGCCGCCAGGGCGAGCGCCTCGCGCATGAAGCGCGATTGCGTCTCCCGGTCCCTCTGACCGTCGGGGAGCAGCTCCTTGAGCGCCACCTCGCGTTGGAGCTGCTCGTGCAGCCCACGGTACACCTGTGCCATGCCGCCGCGGCCCAGTTCTCCGAGCACGCGATAAGCCCCCACCTTGCGGTGACGGATCGGCGTCTTGTCCGACTTGTCCTTTTCGGGAGCAGCCACGGCGCGCAGGGTATCGAGTTGTGCCCGGACCGTCGACAGCCCCGCACGCCTGCCTGTGGATTGAGCGGGCGGCCCATCGCATTTCGGCCGAGTCTGGATAGGCTGCGCTCCCATGACCCTCCGTCTTCTCCTGCCTGTCGTTGCCCTCCTCTCACTGGGAGGCTGCATCGTCCGCACGCCCGTCGCGGCGCCCGCCAAGACGAAGAAGTCCAAGCTGTCCGCCTCCGACTGCCACCCCAGCCAGTACTGGGACGGGGACCAGTGCCGCCACAAGGGCAAGGGCAAGGGCGCGCGGAAGCACGACGATTGATGCACCCGTCGCGTTCTGCCCGAAGAGGAAAGTTCCAGGTCTGACAGCCTTGAGGCCCGAACCGCTGCTTGCTCCGCCGCCGGACCTGGACTCTGTGGAGGCCGGGAGCCGGTGGGTGACGTTGCTCGACGGTGGCGCCGAGGCGTACCCGCAGATGCTGGAGGCCATCGCGTCGGCCACACGGCGGGTCCACCTGGAGGTCTACGCGTTTGACCGGGAGGGCGTGGGCACGAGCTTCCTGGCGGCGCTGGCGGCGGCGGCGCAGCGGGGCGTGGAGGTGAAGGTCATCGTCGATGGCTGGGGAAGCATCGGCGACAGTGGGCCCATCACCCGGATGCTGCGGGCGGCGGGGGCGAAGGTGCGCATCTACAACCCGCTCTCGTCGCTCTTCACGGGGCGGGCGTGGCGCAACCACCGGAAGATCCTCCTGGTGGATGACCGGGTGGCGTTCCTGGGCGGCATCAACATCGGCGACCCGTACATGGGGGTGGATGGGGAGCCGGGCTGGGCGGACCTGGCGCTAAAGCTGCGGGGAGACATCTGCGTGCAGCTGGGAGCGAAGCTGCATGCGGGGGCGGTGGAGATCGCCTCGGGGCCACTGCGGGTGCTGCTGTCGGGCTTCGGGGGTGGGCGGCGGCTGCGGCAGCGCTACCTGGACGCGCTGGAGAAGGCGCAGCGGGAGGTGGTGCTGGCGCATGCGTACTTCCTGCCGGACCGGGGGTTCATGCGCGCGCTGAACCGGGCGGCGAGGCGAGGCGTCGCGGTACACTTGCTGCTGGCGGGGCGGAGCGATGTGGCCTTCGCGCGCGCGGCGACGATGCGGCTGTACCGCGCGTTCCTGCGGGCGGGGGTGCAGATTCACGAGTGGACGGCGTCCACGCTGCACGCGAAGGCGGCGGTGGTGGATGGGAAGCGGCTGCTGGTGGGCAGCTTCAACCTGGACCCGCTGTCGCTGGTGAATCTGGAGACGCTGGTGGATGTGGAGGACGAGGTGGTGGCGGCGCAGGCGACCGCGTGGCTGGACAGACACCTGCGCGAGGCACGGCGCGTCTCGCTGGAGGACTGCGGGCGCTCGGGGCTTCAGCGCTGGCTACTGGATGTACTGGGGCTGGCGGCGGCGCGCTTCACCGAGGCCTTCGCGAGCTTCATGGGCCGGCGGCGGCGGCGGTAGCCACTCACGGCGCGGGCCCTACGCGGTCGTGTCGCCGAGCACGTCCAAGAGGCGGGTGGCGCTCAGTGCCCGTGCAAACCATTGGTCGAGGGTGGCCATGTCCATGCACGACAAAATGCGCTGCCGCGTCTGAGCATCCACGTGTACGCCCCGAGCCCCGAGCACCTGAAGCACGCTCTCGGCCCTCGCTTCGGCTCGTCCCTTGGACCATCCCTCCTGCTGTCCCTCCTGCCGCCCTTGCTGGCGTCCCTGCTCGAAGATCTTCTCCCCCACGGTCGGCATCAGTTCCTCCGCTCGCTGCGCACCCACCACCGAATGTAACACTTCCACCGTGGCGGCTTGCGCCGCCTCGTCTCCTACCCACAGCAGATAGTGAACCACCGTGCCGAGCGCCTCGAAGCCGTTGGGGGCCGCCTGCACCTGAGCAAAGAGCGACTCCCAACCCGGCAGCTGTTCCGCCAGCGCTTCGGTCCGCCCGTAGCGCAGCACCCGCCAGGCCAGCCGCACCAACGGTGGACCCGGGCGCATCAGCAACACCTCAGCTCGCTCGGCCGTCAGGTCATCCACCTGGTACTCGAAACGCGGCAGCAGCGCTCTCCAGCGCTCTGGCTGCTGCTCCTCCCCAGGCACTTCGAAGAGCTCTTCCACCCGGCGCGGAGCGCTCCAAGCCCCTTCCGGCCCGTGGTACAGCACCAGCGGGAGGATGAGCGGTAGCACCTCATGCTCGGGGTGCTCGTGTCGCCAGCGCTCCAACTGGCGCACCACGTAGCGCAGCATCCGCAGCGCCATCCACCGGTCCACCGAAGACTGGTGCTCGATCAACACATAGCAGAGCAGCGATCCGCCCCCACGCAGCCGAGCGGAGAACAGCAGGTCGCTCTCGGTTTCCCGCAGTTCCGGGTCGATGACAGAGCCTGGCTCTCTGTGCAAGGTGTCCCAATCCACCTGAGACACCAGTTCTGGAGGCAGGACCGCGCGCAGTTCGGCCGCCGCGTGCTCGGGATGGCCGAAGGTTCGGCGAACAAAGAGGTCATGAGGGCCGGACATCGCCCCAAGGCCCCAAGCACAAGGTGGGCCAACGCCACCGCGCAGGGACTCAGCATGCTTCAGGTGTCCACCGCTGAAGAACACAGTCCCGCTCGGGAGACGGTCTCGCCGTCATGGCGGGTCCGAGGTCGGCGCGCGAATGGGAGGGAAGACGGGGACATAGCACTTGCCCTTGTACACGTACCCGTCCCCATTGCAGGCAGTGGTGTCCGCATCCAATGCCAACCAGCATCCCCCGTTGATGGCGACTTGGAGCTTGCTGTAACACCGCCCATTCGCATCAGGCCTGCGCTGTCCCGGAAAGGGCTCCCTGGGCAGATCCAACATGATGGGCTCGCGTCTGCTCGGCTTGGCTGAGGACGCTGGAGTCGCTACAGCGGTGCTCCCCAATGCCACCACACTGTCATCCTGTGCTGCTTCAGGCTGAGTGGCTCGTGCCTCCACGCCCTCCCATCGCGTCTTCAGGATGAGGTGCAAACCCATGGCCGCCATGGCGATCCAGGGCAGCCACTTCCATGCGTGCTCCTGGATTCGTGCTCGCTCCTGAGTTGGAGCGTTCCCGCCGCGCTCCCTTTCCTCGACGGCCTCTGCACTCCCTCGAGCGCTCCCCCTCACTGGCACATCCGCTTCGGGGCCAGCACCCTTCAGTGCGGCCTCGGCGGCCTCCGCCACCTCGCGCGCCGAGCCCCTGGCTTCGGGGGTCTCGGCCAGCAACCGATCGATGAGTTCCACCAACTCTGGGGCCACACGCAGCGCAGCTCCCACTTGCCCCGTGGCACGACTCCGCTTCACCAGGGTCCGCGAAGCCACCTCCGGAGAGGGATACTGGCCAGTGAGCACACGGTGGGCGGTGACGCCCAGCGCGTAGAGGTCATCCGCCGCGCCTGCCACGTAGCGCGCGCCAGGCGTGTCCCTGAAGCGCGCCTGGAAGCGGAGCGCCTCGGGGCTGCGGTACTCAGGGGTGCCGGGAGGCAGGAGGTCGTCCGTGAGCCGTGGCGCCCCGCTCCAGGTGCCCGAACCGAAGTCCAGCAGGAAGGCCTGCCCCTCCGGCCCCACGAGCAGGTTGTCACCCTTCACATCCCGGTGCAGGCAGCCCGCCTGGTGCGTCGCATCGAGCGCTTGGGCCAGTTGTGCGATCAGCCGGAGCACCTCGCGAGAGGTGGGGTTGTGCGCGGTGGCCCACGCGTACAGCGGCGCCCCCTCCACCCAGGGCATGACCAGATAGGCCAAGAGGCCCCTTCCGGGCGACCGCCAGACCCCCTGATCCAGAAGCGCTGGTACGCATGGATGACGGACGCGCAGCAGCAGCTCTGCCTCTCGCGCGAAGCGAAGATCGCGAGGATGCAGCGCGAGTTTGAGCGCAACGTGGCCGGACTCCTCTGCTCCCGCGCTGACGGCGCGATAGACGGCGCCATAGGTGCCGCGGCTCCGCAGGCTCACCACGCGCCAGGCGCCCACCTTCGTCCCCGATGGCAGGGCGGCGGGGTTCAACTCGGGGCCGCGCGTCAATTCCATCCGGTGCCTGGCCCCAAGTCAGGGGCTCCTCCCGCCACCACCCTACCTTCTCAGTCGTGCCGCGTCAGCCCATTCTCATGAATCCACTCAACACCGAGTTTGGAGAAAGGGCGACGAAATCTGTCGAAGGCATCCAGGTCCCTACACACCAAGATGCGCTGTCGAACCTATCGGCATCAACTTCTCCGCTCGTCATGCACCGGACAACTGACTGAGTCAGGGCATACCGGCATCTGTTGATGGCTGCGGGCCTTCTGACGTACCGGCGTCCACGGACTGCAGCGGGGCGCGCTCGGCACGGACCTCCACATGCGCGATCCGCTTCCCCTCGAAAGAAAGCAGCGAAACTTCGGCTTGGATGCATTCCGGACCAGGCTTGGTGAACAACAGGAAGTGCATTTGGGTGCCGTACCAATAGCCGCTGTTCAAGATGAGTCGTTCCTCTTCGCGAGCGGCCGGACGGAACCCATCCATGGTCACAAACGACACCAACTGCCCCGTGGCACAATCCGCCACGGAATCGACGTTGATATCAGCACCAGAGTCCAGTCGCTTATCCAAACGCAGACCATCGACCAATGACCCCACTAGCAGCCTTCCAGAAAGGATGCGTCCGTCATACTGGCTATTGTGAACTTCCAAGACCGCGAGCGGACTCTGCTGCGTATCCTCCGACATACGCTCCGACTCAGCCACTCCAATGTAAGCGGCCTCTTTGTTTCCAGAGAAGAGAGTGCCCGTACAGGCAATCATCAGCCAAGGGATGACCCACGCCAGCTTGATGACAGTTATTCGCATAGAACCAGCCCGTTGCTCCTGACGACACACTCACACTCACGTATCGTCGTTGTATCTCCAGGGACACCACCCCCTCGCCCATGCCGCCACCCGCAGGAGTGCGCCAGCTCGTGGACAATCACCTGGAGGATGCATTTGAAGGAGGCAGGTTCTTCACACCAGTGGGCTTCTTTCACCGGAGAGGATGTGGTGGTTGATGCCAAGGGAGCATCTACGTAGGCCAGGATGTTCTTCTTCCTGAGCTTGCTTTCCTCCTTGCATAGCTTCCGAATCTCCTCACCACACTTCACGGTCGCATCGCCGCACTGCCGAGTGACACAGGCTCTGAGTTCTCCATTGCTGATCACCAAAGCGGCCTCACGACATTCCTCAACGGTAGGCAGCGTGACCGTCGCGGGACAGTTCGTTTGCATGGGAGTACCGGGCTGGCGCGGAGTCGCGCA
This portion of the Hyalangium ruber genome encodes:
- the queF gene encoding preQ(1) synthase, yielding MPSQPTKDLQTFPNPATDRDYEIAFDVPEFTCLCPLTGQPDFAHFKIRYVPDQLCVELKSLKLYMWAYRNEGAFHEKVTNTIADDIVRAINPRKLTVVGDFFVRGGIGTVVTVTHEKKKD
- the truB gene encoding tRNA pseudouridine(55) synthase TruB yields the protein MPTHDSRMKPGIYLAHKPVGDTSFSVVRTFMAELQAAKPGKRTPVCHGGTLDPFAEGLLLLLVGQATRLMDLIHSVPKRYVAEVVWGTETDNGDLLGRVVHQGRTDPLTPEALDAALAGFRGWHDQVPPATSAKKVDGEPAYRKAHRGEEVVLPPSRVYLHAARWLSHELPRASRLELTCRGGFYVRALARELGRTLGCGAHLSRLHRTAIGPWEDPGPGQRVGLHGRQVLPWCATRELSDAEVGELRRERPIPMGRLLPPDWRLPAGYPDPEAPVRGFHQGRLVALLRAQTGELRAELELRGGL
- a CDS encoding NmrA/HSCARG family protein gives rise to the protein MRQPRQVVVLGATGQQGGAVARALRDRGIPVRALVRTPEAPAAERLRSWGVEVWAGSWEDPASLDRVLAGADALFGITTPFEGIAAEVRHGIAWVEAARRAGISHVVYASAAHTDESTGIPSFESKRKVEQHLRDSGVPFTLVGPVYFMENLLTPFALTRLREGQYVRWMPPEKTVQLITVEDIGRFCASVFAHREDFLGRRVDIAGDALNAPLLAAILSRLLGRTVQPVSLPLESFPVEGELGRNVAATLAWMARTGFHVDIPALRRQYPEVGWRTFAQWAEAQDWGELSR
- a CDS encoding serine/threonine-protein kinase, yielding MAQVYRGLHEQLQREVALKELLPDGQRDRETQSRFMREALALAAFRHQNIVTLYDLVEKNDSTFMVMELVDGPTLLDLIKDGPLPADVAAVVGARIASALDHAHFRHIIHRDLKPANVMLTKAGEVKLMDFGIAKDVDLAALTQQGMAVGTPAYMSPEQVTGVPLDPRTDIFSLGVLLYEALTGARPFQGKTAGEIFARIRDGKYTPLHKVAPHLPKALTNIVKRALEVKPEARFPDAAAMRRELDVYLAREVKVSHPALLVSFLRHRQKLTETEALAHLSQADLNVLESGAAERQSRSGAGWLKWVVVAALLALATATGVYFTQDLWAPTVEKKIKR
- a CDS encoding phospholipase D-like domain-containing protein → MTLLDGGAEAYPQMLEAIASATRRVHLEVYAFDREGVGTSFLAALAAAAQRGVEVKVIVDGWGSIGDSGPITRMLRAAGAKVRIYNPLSSLFTGRAWRNHRKILLVDDRVAFLGGINIGDPYMGVDGEPGWADLALKLRGDICVQLGAKLHAGAVEIASGPLRVLLSGFGGGRRLRQRYLDALEKAQREVVLAHAYFLPDRGFMRALNRAARRGVAVHLLLAGRSDVAFARAATMRLYRAFLRAGVQIHEWTASTLHAKAAVVDGKRLLVGSFNLDPLSLVNLETLVDVEDEVVAAQATAWLDRHLREARRVSLEDCGRSGLQRWLLDVLGLAAARFTEAFASFMGRRRRR
- a CDS encoding Rpn family recombination-promoting nuclease/putative transposase, producing the protein MSGPHDLFVRRTFGHPEHAAAELRAVLPPELVSQVDWDTLHREPGSVIDPELRETESDLLFSARLRGGGSLLCYVLIEHQSSVDRWMALRMLRYVVRQLERWRHEHPEHEVLPLILPLVLYHGPEGAWSAPRRVEELFEVPGEEQQPERWRALLPRFEYQVDDLTAERAEVLLMRPGPPLVRLAWRVLRYGRTEALAEQLPGWESLFAQVQAAPNGFEALGTVVHYLLWVGDEAAQAATVEVLHSVVGAQRAEELMPTVGEKIFEQGRQQGRQEGQQEGWSKGRAEARAESVLQVLGARGVHVDAQTRQRILSCMDMATLDQWFARALSATRLLDVLGDTTA
- a CDS encoding serine/threonine-protein kinase, producing the protein MELTRGPELNPAALPSGTKVGAWRVVSLRSRGTYGAVYRAVSAGAEESGHVALKLALHPRDLRFAREAELLLRVRHPCVPALLDQGVWRSPGRGLLAYLVMPWVEGAPLYAWATAHNPTSREVLRLIAQLAQALDATHQAGCLHRDVKGDNLLVGPEGQAFLLDFGSGTWSGAPRLTDDLLPPGTPEYRSPEALRFQARFRDTPGARYVAGAADDLYALGVTAHRVLTGQYPSPEVASRTLVKRSRATGQVGAALRVAPELVELIDRLLAETPEARGSAREVAEAAEAALKGAGPEADVPVRGSARGSAEAVEERERGGNAPTQERARIQEHAWKWLPWIAMAAMGLHLILKTRWEGVEARATQPEAAQDDSVVALGSTAVATPASSAKPSRREPIMLDLPREPFPGQRRPDANGRCYSKLQVAINGGCWLALDADTTACNGDGYVYKGKCYVPVFPPIRAPTSDPP